From a region of the Tenggerimyces flavus genome:
- a CDS encoding group I truncated hemoglobin has translation MAKHASTDQISLPTDYERIGGAPAVSAVVDQFYQRLLDDPTLTGFFTHTDLPRLKRHQVLLISQVLGGPAEYSGRELGHAHEGLKITNEDFKRVVHHLVDTLRHNHVEEEIIGRVGEALAATEKDVVDANAS, from the coding sequence ATGGCGAAGCACGCCTCGACCGATCAGATCAGCCTGCCGACCGATTATGAGCGCATTGGTGGCGCCCCGGCCGTGAGTGCGGTGGTCGATCAGTTTTACCAACGCCTGTTGGACGATCCCACTCTCACCGGCTTCTTCACCCACACCGACCTCCCACGACTCAAGCGCCACCAGGTCCTGCTGATCTCGCAGGTCCTCGGCGGCCCGGCCGAGTACTCCGGCCGAGAGCTCGGGCATGCCCACGAAGGACTCAAGATCACGAACGAGGACTTCAAGCGCGTCGTCCACCACCTCGTCGACACCCTCAGACACAACCACGTCGAGGAGGAGATCATTGGCAGGGTGGGCGAGGCGCTGGCGGCCACCGAGAAGGACGTCGTCGACGCCAACGCGAGCTAG
- a CDS encoding globin domain-containing protein → MDTQALKKSWDVVAANGDEVPLFFYSHLFLSQPDLREMFPISMSAQRDKLVGALGRIVSNVDQLADVVPFIQQLGKDHRRFEVVADHYSAVGGSLLATLQHFLGSDWTAELAATWAEAYGLVAKVMVQAAEESADKDPAWWTAHVTSVDRRTMDVTVLRIKPDQKIDYQPGQSMAMEFSQRPRLWRYFSPANAPRADGSFDLQVQLIDGGQVSSSVVRQAKPGDQVRIGAPVGDQLVMPDGSRDLVMVAGGTGLAPMRAVLEQVDRRWHTERQAPRIHLFHGARMPWNLYERPLLTQLARQQPWFDYTEVVSDDKSYPGVRGLVGTTAAESGVWRGRVVLVCGSPAMVSHTVSELTDAGAPHDDIRFERFDAGERLRTDGNELVHQGFGAGDDQ, encoded by the coding sequence ATGGACACTCAAGCACTCAAGAAGAGCTGGGATGTGGTCGCCGCGAATGGCGACGAGGTGCCGTTGTTCTTCTACTCGCACCTGTTCCTCAGCCAGCCCGACCTCCGCGAGATGTTCCCCATCTCGATGTCCGCCCAGCGCGACAAACTCGTCGGTGCGCTCGGGAGGATCGTCAGCAACGTCGATCAGCTCGCCGACGTCGTCCCGTTCATCCAGCAGCTCGGCAAGGACCATCGAAGGTTCGAGGTCGTTGCCGACCACTACTCGGCCGTCGGCGGATCCCTGCTCGCCACCCTCCAGCACTTCCTCGGCAGCGACTGGACCGCGGAGCTCGCCGCGACCTGGGCCGAGGCGTACGGGCTGGTGGCCAAGGTCATGGTCCAGGCCGCCGAGGAGTCCGCCGACAAGGATCCTGCCTGGTGGACGGCACACGTCACCTCGGTCGACCGCCGCACGATGGACGTCACCGTCCTGAGGATCAAGCCTGACCAGAAGATCGACTACCAACCCGGCCAGTCGATGGCCATGGAGTTCTCCCAACGCCCGAGGCTGTGGCGCTACTTCAGCCCCGCGAACGCTCCCCGCGCCGACGGGTCGTTCGATCTGCAGGTCCAGCTGATCGACGGCGGCCAGGTCAGCAGCTCGGTCGTACGACAGGCCAAGCCAGGCGACCAGGTACGCATCGGCGCCCCCGTCGGCGACCAGCTCGTCATGCCCGACGGCAGCCGCGACCTCGTCATGGTCGCAGGCGGTACGGGCCTCGCCCCGATGCGCGCCGTCCTCGAGCAGGTCGACCGCCGCTGGCATACCGAACGCCAAGCACCACGCATCCACCTGTTTCACGGCGCCCGCATGCCGTGGAACCTCTACGAGCGCCCGCTCCTCACCCAGCTCGCCAGGCAGCAGCCCTGGTTCGACTACACCGAGGTCGTCTCCGACGACAAGTCCTACCCCGGCGTCCGCGGCCTGGTCGGCACGACGGCCGCCGAGAGCGGCGTGTGGCGCGGTCGCGTGGTGCTGGTCTGCGGCTCGCCCGCGATGGTGAGCCACACGGTGTCCGAGCTCACCGACGCCGGCGCGCCGCACGACGACATCAGGTTCGAACGGTTCGACGCCGGCGAGCGCCTCCGTACGGACGGCAACGAATTGGTCCACCAAGGATTCGGGGCAGGAGACGACCAGTGA
- a CDS encoding DivIVA domain-containing protein: protein MTELARKPHPAQRHSPRAVRDADFPRRLRGLDENEVRAFLETVAGQIEAANDERAKLRAEIERLKRTATPAKQAKGSPPPEINAHAVALFSQAQQVADRLVAEAVQHARDLMANARAQQREILERAHQAASNATGDDQNPAAATHEIEYVRTFARVAQVQLRSVLDALTEEVDKLGQIPHLEEPTGKVLPWDLHTRQEQQVSRPR from the coding sequence GTGACAGAGCTCGCCCGCAAGCCGCATCCCGCCCAACGGCATTCGCCGCGCGCGGTCAGGGACGCCGACTTCCCGCGTCGTCTGCGGGGACTCGACGAGAACGAGGTCCGCGCGTTCCTCGAGACCGTCGCCGGGCAGATCGAGGCCGCGAACGACGAACGGGCCAAGCTGCGCGCCGAGATCGAACGGCTCAAGCGCACCGCCACCCCCGCCAAGCAAGCCAAAGGCAGCCCACCGCCCGAGATCAACGCCCACGCCGTGGCCCTGTTCAGTCAGGCCCAGCAGGTCGCGGACCGCCTGGTCGCCGAGGCCGTCCAACACGCCCGCGACCTGATGGCCAACGCCCGCGCCCAGCAGCGGGAGATCCTCGAACGTGCCCACCAAGCCGCGTCGAACGCCACCGGCGACGACCAGAACCCCGCCGCCGCCACGCACGAGATCGAGTACGTCCGAACGTTCGCCCGCGTCGCCCAGGTCCAGCTCCGCTCCGTCCTCGACGCCCTCACCGAGGAGGTCGACAAGCTCGGCCAGATCCCCCACCTCGAGGAGCCGACCGGCAAGGTGCTGCCCTGGGACCTCCACACCCGTCAGGAGCAGCAAGTCTCCCGTCCCCGTTGA
- a CDS encoding phytanoyl-CoA dioxygenase family protein, with the protein MLNPEVAPGPFTDLDKFVFESWGYLLIPSVLTADEAAECYEASRRLHADRDRAFGQIGRGYETEPCLEKLIDHPAVLPKVRGLFGDRFILQASWNTMQPAHGGVGGWHQDGSSAYDFKQLSYPVPLIQLRASFLLTDQTNPGTGNMELIPGSHRSQVPLPAEIRSERGDVPIGHVICAPIGSVLLFHNGVWHRTYRHDGDQDRYTAHYVYSPPWVRAADRFDNNDEFLDNTTPMRHALMGAFERPDAPYGASYEPLPF; encoded by the coding sequence ATGTTGAATCCTGAGGTTGCGCCGGGTCCGTTCACCGACCTGGACAAGTTCGTCTTCGAGTCGTGGGGTTATCTGCTGATCCCGAGCGTCCTGACCGCGGACGAGGCGGCGGAGTGCTACGAGGCCTCCCGCCGGCTGCACGCCGACCGGGACCGCGCGTTCGGCCAGATCGGCCGCGGGTACGAGACCGAGCCGTGCCTGGAGAAACTCATCGACCACCCGGCCGTCCTGCCCAAGGTGCGCGGCCTGTTCGGCGACCGCTTCATCCTGCAGGCCAGCTGGAACACCATGCAGCCCGCCCACGGCGGCGTCGGCGGCTGGCACCAGGACGGGTCGAGCGCGTACGACTTCAAGCAGCTCAGCTACCCCGTCCCGCTCATCCAGCTGCGCGCCTCGTTCCTACTGACCGACCAGACCAACCCGGGCACGGGAAACATGGAGCTGATCCCCGGCAGCCACCGCAGCCAGGTCCCGCTGCCGGCCGAGATCCGGTCCGAACGTGGTGACGTTCCCATAGGTCACGTGATCTGCGCGCCGATCGGCTCGGTCCTGCTGTTCCACAACGGCGTCTGGCACCGGACGTACCGCCACGACGGCGACCAGGACCGCTACACCGCGCACTACGTCTACAGCCCGCCGTGGGTACGGGCGGCCGACCGCTTCGACAACAACGACGAGTTCCTCGACAACACCACGCCGATGCGCCACGCACTGATGGGTGCCTTCGAGCGGCCGGACGCCCCGTACGGCGCCAGCTACGAGCCGCTCCCCTTCTAG
- a CDS encoding YciI family protein: MPQYGIFVYQAAPADPMTISDEYAAGLEQYGTVMEELGGTPTVGFAFQPSTEAKAVRGTTITDGPFLEAKEVVAGYYVIEAADLETAVRVAAANPVTKEPGGGVEVRQLFEPPAE, encoded by the coding sequence ATGCCTCAGTACGGAATCTTCGTCTACCAGGCTGCGCCGGCCGACCCGATGACGATCTCGGACGAGTACGCGGCTGGCCTGGAGCAGTACGGCACCGTGATGGAGGAGCTGGGCGGCACCCCGACGGTGGGGTTCGCGTTCCAGCCGAGCACGGAGGCCAAGGCCGTTCGCGGCACGACCATCACCGACGGCCCGTTCCTCGAGGCCAAGGAGGTCGTCGCGGGCTACTACGTCATCGAGGCGGCCGACCTGGAGACCGCCGTCCGCGTCGCGGCGGCCAACCCGGTGACCAAGGAGCCCGGCGGCGGCGTCGAGGTCCGCCAGCTCTTCGAGCCCCCGGCGGAGTGA
- a CDS encoding dihydrofolate reductase family protein, with protein sequence MRTLAITQNITLDGSIEMLGDWFDPADQDAELTAEVHSQDVNADALVLGRQTFEDMRGYWPQQTDDQTGVTDYLNRVRKYVVSSTMDDPEWAGTEVLRGDPLERIRALKEAEGKDIVVTGSITLCHGLIEAGLVDEYRLFVYPVVQGRGRRLFPDGYEVPRLRRLAAKSFANGLTYAAYAPS encoded by the coding sequence ATGCGCACGCTCGCGATCACCCAGAACATCACGCTGGACGGCTCGATCGAGATGCTCGGCGACTGGTTCGACCCGGCCGACCAGGACGCTGAGCTCACGGCGGAGGTGCACAGCCAGGACGTCAACGCCGACGCGCTGGTGCTCGGCCGGCAGACGTTCGAGGACATGCGCGGCTACTGGCCGCAGCAGACCGACGACCAGACCGGCGTCACCGACTACCTCAACCGGGTGCGGAAGTACGTCGTCTCGTCGACGATGGACGACCCGGAGTGGGCCGGCACGGAGGTTCTCCGCGGCGACCCGCTCGAGCGGATCCGGGCGCTGAAGGAGGCCGAGGGCAAGGACATCGTGGTCACCGGCAGCATCACGTTGTGCCATGGGCTGATCGAGGCGGGGCTGGTCGACGAGTACCGGCTGTTCGTCTACCCGGTCGTGCAGGGACGCGGGCGCCGGCTGTTCCCGGACGGGTACGAGGTGCCGAGACTGCGCCGGCTGGCCGCGAAGTCGTTCGCCAACGGGCTCACCTACGCCGCGTACGCACCGAGCTAG
- a CDS encoding DUF2089 domain-containing protein yields the protein MPKRHNPPSTCPTCQGQLAVSGLHCDDCGTEVRGHFRHCDFCALDDAQRDLLRVFLTARGNTKELERHLGVSYPTARARLDDLLAVLGIPVRPVERTEPRTDRRKLLDAVASGKVDVESAMHELSQRRT from the coding sequence ATGCCCAAGCGGCACAATCCGCCCAGCACGTGCCCCACCTGTCAAGGCCAGCTTGCTGTCTCGGGTTTGCACTGCGACGACTGCGGAACCGAGGTACGCGGACACTTCCGGCATTGCGACTTCTGCGCGCTCGACGACGCGCAGCGCGACCTGCTTCGCGTGTTCCTCACCGCTCGCGGCAACACCAAGGAGCTCGAGCGCCACCTCGGCGTCAGCTATCCGACCGCACGAGCACGCCTTGACGATCTCCTTGCGGTGTTGGGGATTCCCGTACGTCCGGTCGAACGTACGGAGCCGCGCACCGATCGCCGCAAGCTCCTCGACGCTGTCGCGAGCGGCAAGGTCGACGTCGAGTCCGCGATGCACGAGCTCAGCCAGCGCCGGACGTAG
- a CDS encoding vanadium-dependent haloperoxidase: MRSTILAASAAAVLSVGLVAPVASAERPADPAVVTTWNQVAADTIAKAGVPVQASALYFGFVSLATYDAVVTIEGGYEPYLRQPRAHRKASSQIAAATAAYKTLRHYFPASAADLDLAYDSSLATVPNGVGKTEGVKVGERAAQALIDERAHDGRDAPITLNVTPKPGVWRPTPPALAPMSTPWLGFVDPLTLRSPKQIKVRGVYSIKSRAYAKDVEEVRAWGEKDESVRSAHQTETALFWSVSPVQQYQAALRDRLKRHPFDIARSARAFAMLSSANADALIACWRTKYDDPFWRPVTAIREAVDPAKRDLDWEPLIATPPYPEYASGHACVSGSASEVFARLFGKRSLDLNISSTGPGTTITRHYDSARALDKETMNARVWLGIHFRWAMDDGNKLGHQIASWAMKREFQRD, from the coding sequence ATGAGAAGCACGATCCTGGCCGCCAGCGCGGCCGCCGTCCTGTCGGTCGGACTCGTCGCCCCCGTGGCGTCGGCCGAACGGCCCGCCGATCCGGCGGTAGTGACGACGTGGAACCAGGTCGCGGCAGACACGATCGCCAAGGCAGGGGTGCCCGTTCAGGCCTCCGCTCTGTACTTCGGCTTTGTCTCGCTCGCGACATACGACGCGGTGGTGACGATCGAGGGCGGCTACGAGCCGTACCTCCGCCAACCACGCGCGCACCGCAAGGCTTCGTCGCAGATCGCGGCCGCGACGGCCGCGTACAAGACGTTGCGCCACTACTTCCCCGCCTCCGCCGCCGACCTCGACCTGGCGTACGACTCGTCGCTCGCGACGGTCCCGAACGGCGTCGGCAAGACCGAAGGCGTCAAGGTCGGCGAACGTGCCGCGCAGGCACTGATCGACGAGCGCGCCCACGACGGACGCGACGCGCCGATCACGCTGAACGTCACGCCGAAGCCCGGCGTGTGGCGGCCGACGCCGCCCGCGCTCGCGCCGATGTCCACGCCCTGGTTGGGATTCGTCGATCCGCTGACGCTGAGGTCGCCGAAGCAGATCAAGGTCCGCGGCGTGTACTCCATCAAGAGCAGGGCGTACGCGAAGGATGTCGAAGAGGTCCGCGCGTGGGGCGAGAAGGACGAGTCCGTACGTTCTGCGCACCAGACGGAGACCGCGCTGTTCTGGAGCGTGAGCCCGGTGCAGCAGTACCAGGCCGCGCTGCGCGACCGGCTGAAGCGGCACCCGTTCGACATCGCCCGCAGCGCTCGGGCGTTCGCGATGCTGAGCTCGGCCAATGCGGACGCGCTGATCGCGTGTTGGCGGACCAAGTACGACGACCCGTTCTGGCGGCCGGTCACCGCCATCCGCGAGGCGGTCGATCCCGCCAAGCGCGACCTGGACTGGGAGCCGTTGATCGCGACGCCGCCGTACCCGGAGTACGCCAGCGGGCACGCGTGCGTGAGCGGCTCGGCGAGCGAGGTGTTCGCGCGGCTGTTCGGCAAGCGGTCGCTCGACCTGAACATCTCCTCGACCGGGCCCGGCACGACCATCACCCGGCACTACGACAGCGCGCGGGCACTGGACAAGGAGACGATGAACGCGCGTGTCTGGCTCGGCATCCACTTCCGCTGGGCGATGGACGACGGCAACAAGCTCGGGCACCAGATCGCCTCGTGGGCGATGAAGCGCGAGTTCCAGCGGGACTAG
- a CDS encoding helix-turn-helix domain-containing protein, translating to MNAIANALAQVGPRLKRIRTQRNVTLAALAERTGISKSTLSRLEAGQRKPSLELLLPIAQAHKVPLDELVEAPATGDPRIRVKPFKAHGRTYAPLTQQPGGLQAYKALIPADQTEPELRVHEGYEWVYVLSGKLRLVLAEHDIVMGPGEAAEFDTRLPHWLGSAGNEPVEVLSLFGRQGERIHVRATPRSRQRES from the coding sequence ATGAACGCGATCGCGAACGCACTGGCCCAGGTCGGACCGAGACTGAAGCGGATCCGTACCCAGCGGAACGTCACGCTGGCCGCGCTCGCCGAGCGCACCGGGATCTCCAAGAGCACGCTGTCCAGGCTCGAGGCCGGCCAGCGCAAGCCGAGCCTCGAGCTGCTGCTCCCGATCGCGCAGGCCCACAAGGTCCCGCTCGACGAGCTCGTCGAGGCTCCGGCGACCGGCGATCCGCGGATCCGGGTCAAGCCGTTCAAGGCGCACGGCCGGACGTACGCCCCGCTCACCCAACAGCCCGGCGGCCTGCAGGCCTACAAGGCGCTGATCCCCGCGGACCAGACCGAGCCGGAGCTCCGCGTTCACGAGGGGTATGAGTGGGTCTACGTGCTCTCCGGCAAGCTGCGGCTCGTCCTCGCCGAGCACGACATCGTCATGGGACCAGGCGAGGCAGCCGAGTTCGATACTCGACTGCCTCATTGGTTGGGCTCGGCGGGCAACGAACCCGTCGAGGTCCTCAGCCTGTTCGGGAGGCAGGGCGAGCGCATCCACGTTCGCGCCACGCCCCGCTCCCGTCAGCGGGAGAGCTAG
- a CDS encoding NAD(P)/FAD-dependent oxidoreductase, which translates to MPEASGQEVIVVVYDVVIVGGGAAGLSAALVLGRARRSVAVVDAGSPRNAPADQLHGFLSRDGMSPLELLSVGRAEVAGYGVELFEDRVVGVDFGFYVRLAGGATLKARRVLFATGLRDELPELPGVRERWGRDVHVCPYCHGWEVRDQPIGVIGTSALSVHHALLIRGWSDDVLYFPQSFEPSETEATQLAAVGVRLVAGTVAGVQVENDRVTGVRLESGEVVARSAVFLRPPFASPADPLLRALGCEFDETGFVRTDPSGRTTAWGVWAAGNVADQRAAVVTSAGDGFAAAVAINTDLLEEDIERAVLALTPA; encoded by the coding sequence ATGCCGGAAGCTTCGGGGCAGGAGGTGATCGTCGTGGTGTACGACGTGGTGATAGTCGGAGGTGGCGCTGCCGGGCTGAGTGCGGCGCTCGTTCTGGGGCGGGCGCGGCGCTCGGTCGCGGTGGTGGACGCGGGTTCGCCGCGGAACGCGCCGGCGGACCAGCTGCACGGATTCCTGTCGCGGGACGGGATGTCGCCGTTGGAGCTGCTGTCGGTGGGCCGCGCCGAGGTCGCTGGGTACGGCGTCGAGCTGTTCGAGGACCGGGTGGTGGGCGTGGACTTCGGGTTCTACGTTCGCCTCGCCGGCGGGGCGACGCTGAAGGCGCGGCGGGTGCTGTTCGCGACCGGCCTGCGGGACGAGCTGCCCGAGCTGCCGGGCGTCAGGGAGCGATGGGGACGCGACGTCCACGTGTGCCCGTACTGCCATGGCTGGGAGGTGCGGGACCAGCCGATCGGCGTGATCGGGACGTCGGCGCTGTCGGTCCACCATGCGCTGCTGATCCGTGGGTGGTCGGACGACGTGCTCTACTTCCCGCAGTCGTTCGAGCCATCGGAGACGGAGGCCACGCAGCTGGCGGCGGTCGGCGTGCGTCTCGTCGCCGGGACCGTGGCCGGCGTGCAGGTCGAGAACGACCGGGTGACCGGGGTGCGCCTCGAGTCGGGCGAGGTCGTGGCGCGGTCCGCCGTGTTCCTGCGGCCGCCGTTCGCGTCGCCCGCGGATCCACTCCTGCGCGCGCTGGGGTGCGAGTTCGACGAGACCGGCTTCGTCCGTACGGATCCCTCGGGTCGCACGACCGCCTGGGGCGTCTGGGCGGCCGGCAACGTCGCCGACCAACGCGCGGCCGTCGTCACCTCGGCCGGCGACGGCTTCGCCGCGGCGGTGGCGATCAACACCGATCTGCTGGAGGAGGACATCGAACGCGCGGTGCTCGCGCTCACTCCGGCGTAG
- a CDS encoding VTT domain-containing protein, translating to MLFLSTFLYCIASALIPVVNAEAYVAGVGALVHGGQWQLIFVALTAAAGQMVGKIAYFLLGRSSLNWPFIKKKLESPRWKASFEKWQGRLGGNRVLASFVLLASALFGFPPFAILSVLAGQMRVPLPLFLVTGFIGRFGRFAAILGIAGFVSLQFGK from the coding sequence ATGCTGTTCCTGTCGACGTTCCTCTACTGCATCGCCTCGGCGTTGATCCCCGTGGTCAACGCCGAGGCGTACGTGGCGGGCGTCGGCGCGCTGGTGCACGGCGGCCAATGGCAGCTGATCTTCGTCGCCCTCACCGCGGCCGCCGGCCAGATGGTCGGCAAGATCGCGTACTTCCTGCTCGGACGCAGCTCGTTGAACTGGCCGTTCATCAAGAAGAAGCTCGAGTCGCCGCGCTGGAAGGCTTCGTTCGAGAAGTGGCAGGGCCGGCTAGGTGGAAATCGCGTACTGGCGAGCTTCGTGCTGCTCGCGTCGGCGCTGTTCGGCTTTCCCCCGTTCGCGATCCTGTCCGTGTTGGCCGGCCAGATGCGCGTGCCGCTCCCGCTGTTCCTCGTCACCGGGTTCATCGGCCGCTTCGGCCGGTTCGCCGCCATCCTCGGCATCGCCGGCTTCGTCAGCCTCCAGTTCGGAAAGTAG
- a CDS encoding CDP-alcohol phosphatidyltransferase family protein: MRKAVQYAACGHRGCLRPSHRQLLTGATVVTMVRTVGSVGFGLYGAVTSSLTFLLIGLGIYWVGDMADGALARLTDTETRAGATFDIVCDRFCAATFYLGFAWLDPSMVLPVGVFLFEFMVIDMFLSLAFLSWPIVSPDYFGLVDRTIWRWNWSKLGKALNSSAVALLMVFTRSALLCTIVALGILGLKLWSLWRLSKLGIPMPNGCASSARAAVA; encoded by the coding sequence ATGCGCAAAGCCGTGCAGTACGCCGCGTGCGGGCATCGTGGCTGCCTGCGTCCGTCCCACCGCCAGCTGCTGACCGGCGCGACCGTCGTCACGATGGTCCGGACGGTCGGCTCGGTCGGCTTCGGGCTGTACGGCGCTGTCACGTCGTCGTTGACGTTCCTGCTCATCGGGCTCGGCATCTACTGGGTCGGCGACATGGCGGATGGGGCGCTGGCGCGGCTGACGGACACGGAGACGCGCGCGGGTGCGACGTTCGACATCGTGTGCGACCGTTTCTGCGCGGCGACGTTCTATCTCGGCTTCGCCTGGCTGGATCCGTCGATGGTGTTGCCGGTAGGGGTGTTCCTGTTCGAGTTCATGGTCATCGACATGTTCCTGTCGCTGGCGTTCCTGTCCTGGCCGATCGTGAGCCCGGACTACTTCGGCCTGGTGGACCGAACGATCTGGCGGTGGAACTGGTCGAAGCTCGGCAAGGCGCTGAACTCCTCGGCGGTCGCGCTGCTGATGGTGTTCACCCGTTCGGCCTTGCTGTGCACGATTGTGGCGCTGGGCATCCTCGGGCTGAAGCTGTGGTCCCTGTGGCGGTTGAGCAAACTCGGCATCCCGATGCCCAACGGGTGCGCGTCGTCGGCGCGGGCCGCGGTGGCGTAG
- a CDS encoding GNAT family N-acetyltransferase, with the protein MGDLERAVANAAALWTALAESREQEHVRTDSYLVVEGGRRGRRVMVLSPSPSAADVDELKAQATRPSAGGVTFEDAYGAVDLSGLGLVKRQLAVMIRQPSPLPELPTPVVKIALTDDPKDLPTIERIAVDAFPLETFQPYGQGEAFPRALFERDEINYFVATREDVPVGITMTVEAGGSAGIYWVTTLPEHRSLGIGRALMHVVLEHHDDRPATLTAATAARPLYESLGFETLTMSSWWSGAPS; encoded by the coding sequence ATGGGTGATCTCGAGCGGGCGGTCGCGAACGCCGCGGCGTTGTGGACCGCGCTCGCCGAGTCGCGCGAGCAGGAGCACGTGCGTACGGACAGCTACCTCGTCGTCGAAGGCGGTCGGCGCGGGCGGCGGGTGATGGTGCTGTCGCCCTCGCCTTCTGCCGCCGACGTCGACGAGCTGAAGGCGCAGGCGACCAGGCCGTCGGCTGGCGGGGTGACGTTCGAGGACGCGTACGGCGCGGTCGATCTCAGCGGCCTCGGCCTCGTCAAGCGCCAGTTGGCAGTGATGATCAGGCAGCCGAGTCCATTGCCGGAGCTTCCCACGCCGGTCGTCAAGATCGCCTTGACGGATGACCCAAAGGACCTCCCGACGATCGAGCGGATCGCCGTCGACGCGTTCCCATTGGAGACGTTCCAGCCTTACGGGCAAGGCGAAGCCTTCCCGCGCGCCCTGTTCGAACGGGACGAGATCAACTACTTCGTCGCCACCCGCGAAGACGTACCCGTCGGCATCACCATGACCGTCGAAGCGGGCGGTTCGGCCGGGATCTACTGGGTCACGACGCTGCCCGAGCACCGTTCGCTCGGCATCGGCCGCGCCCTCATGCATGTCGTCCTCGAGCATCACGACGACCGGCCGGCGACGCTGACCGCCGCGACCGCGGCAAGACCGCTGTACGAGTCGCTCGGGTTCGAGACGCTCACGATGTCGTCCTGGTGGTCCGGCGCGCCGTCCTGA